One Vespa crabro chromosome 9, iyVesCrab1.2, whole genome shotgun sequence genomic region harbors:
- the LOC124427127 gene encoding protein KIAA0100 isoform X1, with translation MTGLFAFFIAFFILYCNFTWVIPRFLAWLVKRKYKIHLRVGHISLPYFILRDVNISKNGFTLQVEEISVRSSLFSSDVAKLLAVVMRDVRINKDVPIESNHHSKEASKLLDFRDKKISPIIITFVQFMAVHIENLSLLALGNGWLANGSAESLSLDGSVVHGARTLLASATVSGGAMKLLRHASDACLSQITFAGTAEATLKAQGEISVEKLYVGVTQTEGSGGPGLMQFLRDRKSLTTGSSCSNIDSKITDNLLARLAPIIPKDFMLKIGNSSVIAGREDGGIIGLEGIMKGLQAIAKFQPHSPQLNFTVNLEGLSIRGKFPVVTLQSLLIDAKMEQDILQISVQLSSLLIFYDYKDWESILQSAQNEIPKPVDRVSLTSKLPWVEVKINTELYDSSLVIKLPDAPEASCGVAHMKFSLNTVLGEIEDSNTELIIESLFCALNGAITNNLETSHCWGSPLSVGVLLATTRTNAIGIAVDALVTEWSLDLARFLEQAFKCCKKYIKPTKEKIKRSENATQLNLKVTNCNIFFIAENELCIMMRLDAASMENNVKRLVAVAEGVSAITLNKYEPIVCQHAQALTHPFLAIRKCKCAISSDIINISLDGTSIAWSPNLHLRLLLFWMESKDFRSLISKETLTNRDVGTQRKKRFIDLLATGGITVSIDISPKHFLELSSDQLRWVQGEWKLNYIRATLDMADIIMIEGFELVRVSNNEEVRLERQNNEGFFLEWNETWALNIESVKACFPYEHQFTEAIQNELFSIKKWLKDIHSTGSIKQTHLPCDLIIKIKEWIFEVSDDPFEVRLRDNYELLEDEYKESLKRQAMLDTKVQELCRAHLLLPQDKVEELYASLNKKNAEIYVQRWKQMQRTGPARTRLFAWSMLDLEILTLADPSINGTENAIKAIREMDPETPWPEDGLEFNTLWVRGISLKCAEWKLQLRDFPQPLLLVESLSIWGRLAGAEAVPLPRARRTVRIEIGPPWDDIVVERGMTSLKYYHDLNWDIDKFRYAFGPCWEPVIAQCNLSFEKIIHPSRDPSPPLPFWDKMRLALHGRITLCVKQLTVLLHGSLDPYNTTEEMELTWTGLELDWTQGKIIIKGDFDVYVRTASKYDDCRLLHLPNVRLSIKLAWVCLGDPRDHHAAIPCAPDRLPEYSSNQEHDSFRAFRSQNLNVSLSLETKPTGSPTLTSAPTALLYGSTLRWFENLKFILSGATRPTRKGPLFKNIRPRKKQLSRHYRKVRLTLAFHRFHVSYWMSFAMQRGFEVTGGKVACSSEHNLALHPIDDGFIHRPRAEWSVIYMNCELNDAEIWLKSALQEEEESTSLRQPVEKCYCLSVARVSYGREAMVTGVSGDNPTHRLAVHDLKGAWTKTNRDVAFALFDSFIKTQQLKKNLSTAALKGFHRESTSTPHKNRIRAVESQNTPTQATPSTSSKPQQGEAAGMLQRLIAEAANKPVAFSDDLSVQTRGQQLRGLAACHQDDVLHKNWLIALVNSQVLLKGIETRGYVILSAAKAEILQRVHRPVWKERTLVSKTTWVGSLECMQYYATVSANIDDNIDDNIMWLTLDNIQEKDSTVIAGLPDVPALVGSGQSVGGVVSQTVGGAGGPQHQLQRIVSRCKCEFFYVGYGQALDVGSVDNIPPPPREEVSLWERKELSAADAFTLMHHDLDVCTNSLQYAMILDIVNNLLLYVEPRRKEASERLQRMRFQLQLHSVEDQKRPIQQLQNTVRGLVAKLRRLERETYLVQKALADESSSDLLAEMERLEARVFECKEQLSAKAEELDVMLSCYKETTAPPSASTTLKDKPAAVARVAEICFKHAQWRLTDADGQLGIADLILTNFLYTKTSKTDDSVEHLLELGYVRMTNLLPNQIYTEVLTPTELQSNMPVDRQRALRVFCREKAPVAGISVKEHFEINVVPLTIGLTKKFFNTMLKFCFPERDPEGIEEPPAPQRDSSFYVPIERRDDVEKMKERADKNKLFIYIKIPEVPVRVSYKGNKEKNLEDVRDFALVIPTLEYHNVTWTWLDLLLAMKSDSRRVILSQAIKQKLQIKPRGPQEESAPQEEDKARLLLGARHLPGDARKRNVFKFK, from the exons atgactgGCTTATTTGCCTTTTTTATagccttttttatattatactgtaATTTTACTTG ggTAATTCCAAGATTTTTAGCATGGTtagtaaaaaggaaatataaaatacatttaaggGTTGGTCATATTTCTTTACCATACTTTATTCTTCGTGATGTCAATATATCTAAGAATGGCTTTACATTG CAAGTTGAAGAAATAAGTGTTCGTAGCAGTTTATTCAGCAGCGATGTAGCTAAATTGTTAGCAGTAGTTATGCGTGATGttagaattaataaagatGTTCCTATTGAATCTAATCATCATTCGAAAGAAGCAAGtaaattattagattttagggataaaaagatttcaccaataattataacatttgtacag TTTATGGCTGTACATATTGAAAATTTGAGTCTTCTTGCACTTGGTAATGGATGGTTAGCTAATGGCAGTGCAGAAAGTCTCAGTTTAGATGGTAGTGTTGTACACGGAGCTCGTACTCTGTTAGCTTCTGCTACAGTTTCTGGAGGagcaatgaaattattaagacATGCATCTGATGCTTGTTTATCGCAGATCACTTTTGCAGGTACAGCAGAAGCAACTCTTAAAGCTCAAGGAGAAATTTCAGTTGAG aaattgtATGTTGGTGTGACACAAACAGAAGGTTCTGGAGGACCAGGTCTTATGCAATTtttaagagatagaaaatcatTAACAACTGGATCTTCATGTTCTAACATAGATAGCAAAATTACTGATAATCTGCTGGCTAGATTAGCACCAATTATACCAAAg GACTTTATGTTGAAGATAGGAAATTCTTCTGTCATTGCAGGACGAGAAGATGGTGGTATTATTGGCTTAGAAGGCATAATGAAAGGATTGCAAGCTATAGCAAAATTTCAGCCACACAGCCCTCAATTAAATTTCACTGTGAATTTAGAAGGGTTGTCCATTCGTGGAAAATTTCCTGTTGTTACTTTGCAATCATTACTAATAGATGCAAAA ATGGAGCaagatattttacaaatatcagTTCAATTGAGTagtcttttaatcttttatgaTTACAAAGATTGGGAATCAATATTGCAAAGTGCACAAAACGAAATACCTAAACCTGTTGATCGCGTGTCCTTAACTAGTAAACTGCCATGGGTTGAAGTTAAGATAAATACTGAATTATATGACTCATCTTTGGTTATAAAGCTTCCGGATGCACCAGAAGCTTCTTGTGGAGTAGCACAcatgaaattttctttgaatacAGTCCTAG GTGAAATCGAAGATAGCAATACAGAATTGATAATTGAATCTTTATTTTGTGCTTTAAATGGAGCTATTACAAATAATCTTGAAACATCTCATTGTTGGGGTAGTCCACTTTCAGTTGGTGTATTATTAGCAACAACTCGTACTAATGCTATAGGAATTGCTGTAGATGCTCTTGTAACAGAATGGAGTTTAGATCTCGCCCGATTCCTTGAGCAAGCTTTCAA gtgttgtaaaaaatatataaaaccgacaaaagaaaaaattaaaagatcgGAAAACGCTACTCAATTAAATCTGAAAGTTACAaattgcaatattttttttattgccgAAAATGAGTTATGCATTATGATGCGTCTTGATGCTGCAAGTATGGAGAATAATGTTAAACGACTTGTAGCAGTTGCTGAAGGAGTAAGTGCTATAActcttaataaatatgaacCAATTGTTTGCCAACATGCACAAGCTTTAACTCATCCATTTTTGGCtataagaaaatgtaaatgtGCTATTAGTtcagatattataaatataagtcTTGATGGTACAAGCATAGCATGGAGCCCTAACTTACATTTACGTCTTTTACTATTTTGGATGGAATCTAAAGACTTTAGATCTCTTATATCCAAAGAAACATTAACGAATAGAGATGTAGGTACTCAAAGAAAAAAGCGTTTCATAGATTTACTAGCTACTGGAGGCATTACTGTTTCTATTGATATATCACCAAAGCATTTCTTGGAACTTTCTTCGGATCAACTACGTTGGGTACAGGGTGAATGGAAGCTTAACTATATCCGTGCGACATTAGATATGGCTGACATAATTATGATTGAAGGATTTGAATTAGTCAGAGTGTCTAACAATGAAGAAGTACGTTTAGAAAGACAAAATAATGAAGGATTTTTCTTAGAATGGAATGAAACTTGGGCCCTCAATATTGAATCAGTTAAAGCTTGTTTTCCTTATGAACATCAGTTTACCGAAGCTATACAAAATGAACTGTTTAGTATTAAGAAATGGTTAAAGGATATTCATTCAACAGGATCAATTAAACAAACACACTTGCCAtgtgatttaattataaaa ATTAAAGAGTGGATTTTTGAAGTAAGTGACGATCCATTCGAAGTTCGATTACGAGATAATTATGAACTTTTAGAAGatgaatataaagaaagtCTGAAACGTCAAGCGATGTTGGATACTAAAGTACAAGAACTTTGTCGTGCTCATTTACTTCTACCACAAGACAAAGTAGAAGAATTATATGCTAGtctgaataagaaaaatgcaGAGATCTATGTACAGAGATGGAAACAAATGCAACGTACAGGACCAGCAAGAACGAGATTATTTGCTTGGTCTATGTTGGATTTAGAAATATTGACTTTAGCTGATCCTTCTATAAATGGTACAGAAAATGCAATTAAAGCTATAAGAGAAATGGATCCAGAAACTCCTTGGCCTGAGGATGGCCTGGAGTTCAATACACTTTGGGTCAGAGGTATCAGTTTAAAATGTGCAGAATGGAAATTACAATTGCGAGATTTTCCCCAACCGCTGCTTTTAGTTGAAAGTCTTAGTATTTGGGGTCGATTAGCTGGCGCTGAAGCGGTACCACTACCTAGGGCTAGACGTACAGTACGAATTGAAATTGGACCACCTTGGGATGATATTGTTGTAGAAAGAGGAATGACGTCACTAAAATACTATCATGACCTTAATTGGGATATAGATAAATTCAGATATGCATTTGGTCCATGTTGGGAACCAGTTATAGCACAATGTAATCTTAGCTTTGAAAAGATAATCCATCCATCTCGGGATCCCAGTCCCCCATTGCCATTTTGGGATAAAATGAGATTAGCCCTTCATGGAAGAATAACTTTGTGTGTGAAACAATTAACTGTCTTATTACATGGCTCTTTAGATCCTTATAATACTACAGAAGAAATGGAATTAACATGGACAGGTCTAGAACTTGATTGGACAcaaggaaaaattataattaaaggaGATTTCGATGTATACGTTCGTACGGCCAGCAAATATGATGATTGTAGATTATTACATTTACCTAATGTTAGATTAAGCATAAAATTAGCATGGGTTTGTTTGGGTGATCCAAGAGATCATCATGCTGCAATACCTTGTGCTCCGGATAGATTACCAGAGTATTCTAGCAATCAAGAACATGATTCTTTCCGTGCATTTCGTTCacaaaatttaaatgttaGTTTATCTTTAGAAACTAAACCTACTGGATCTCCCACACTGACAAGTGCACCAACAGCCTTGCTTTATGGCAGTACTCTCAGATGGTTTGAGAATTTAAAGTTTATATTGTCAGGTGCGACAAGACCTACAAGAAAAGGTCCACTATTTAAGAATATTAgaccaagaaaaaaacaattaagcAGGCACTATAGAAAAGTTAGATTAACATTAGCATTTCATCGTTTTCATGTAAGTTACTGGATGTCCTTTGCTATGCAAAGAGGATTTGAAGTAACTGGTGGAAAAGTAGCATGTAGTTCTGAACATAATCTAGCTCTTCATCCGATCGACGATGGCTTCATACATCGTCCAAGGGCAGAATGGTCtgttatttatatgaattgtGAATTAAACGATGCAGAAATTTGGTTAAAAAGTGCattacaagaagaagaagaaagtactTCGTTACGACAGCCAGTTGAGAAATGTTATTGTCTTAGTGTTGCTCGAGTTAGTTATGGAAGAGAAGCTATGGTCACAGGAGTAAGCGGTGATAATCCAACTCATCGTTTAGCTGTACACGATTTGAAAGGAGCTTGGACTAAAACAAACAGAGATGTTGCATTTGCTCTTTTtgattcatttattaaaacgcagcaacttaaaaaaaatttatcaacagCAGCTCTAAAAGGTTTTCATAGAGAAAGTACTTCTACACcacataaaaatagaattagaGCTGTTGAATCACAAAATACACCTACCCAAGCAACACCATCAACATCTTCTAAACCACAGCAAGGAGAAGCTGCTGGAATGTTGCAAAGATTAATTGCTGAAGCTGCCAATAAACCAGTAGCATTCAGTGATGATTTATCAGTACAAACAAGAGGTCAACAATTACGCGGACTCGCAGCATGTCATCAGGATGATGTTTTACACAAAAATTGGCTCA tTGCATTAGTGAATAGTCAAGTATTATTGAAAGGAATTGAAACACGTGGATATGTAATTTTATCAGCAGCAAAAGCAGAAATATTACAAAGGGTTCATCGACCTgtatggaaagagagaacactTGTTTCAAAAACTACCTGGGTTGGTTCTTTAGAATGTATGCAGTATTATGCTACAGTTAGTGcaaatattgatgataatattgatgacAATATTATGTGGTTAACATTGGATAATATACAG GAAAAAGATTCTACAGTGATAGCAGGCTTACCAGATGTACCAGCTCTTGTAGGATCAGGTCAAAGTGTAGGTGGTGTAGTTAGTCAGACCGTAGGTGGTGCTGGCGGACCACAACATCAATTACAACGTATTGTATCAAGATGTAAATGCGAGTTTTTTTATGTTGGCTATGGTCAAGCTTTAGATGTTGGATCTGTAGATAATATTCCACCGCCACCAAGAGAAGAAGTTAGTTTATGGGAAAGAAAGGAACTATCAGCTGCAGATGCATTTACATTGATGCATCATGATTTAGATGTATGCACAAACTCCTTACAATATGCAATGATTTTggatattgtaaataatctattattatatgtagaGCCACGCAGAAAAGAAGCTTCCGAAAGATTACAAAGAATGAGGTTTCAATTACAATTACATTCTGTTGAAGATCAAAAACGACCTATACAACAATTGCAAAATACTGTGCGTGGATTAGTTGCAAAATTGAGAAGATTAGAACGCGAGACATATCTAGTACAGAAAGCACTTGCCGATGAATCAAGTTCTGATTTACTGGCTGAAATGGAACGATTAGAAGCTCGAGTTTTTGAATGTAAGGAACAACTCAGTGCAAAGGCTGAAGAGCTTGATGTGATGTTAAGTTGTTATAAAGAAACTACCGCACCACCGAGTGCTTCAACGACATTAAAAGATAAACCAGCAGCAGTTGCAAGAGTAGCAGAAATTTGTTTCAAGCATGCTCAATGGAGACTCACTGACGCGGATGGTCAATTAGGTATAGCAGACTTAATTCTGACTAATTTCTTGTATACAAAAACAAGTAAAACAGATGATTCGGTGGAACATCTTTTGGAGTTAGGATATGTTAGAATGACAAATTTATTGCCTAATCAAATCTACACAGAAGTTTTGACTCCGACCGAATTACAAAGTAATATGCCTGTTGATAGGCAAAGGGCTTTAAGAGTGTTTTGTAGAGAGAAAGCACCTGTTGCTGGTATTTCAGTAAAGGAACATTTCGAAATTAATGTAGTTCCTTTAACAATTG GATTAACCAAAAAATTCTTCAATACAATGCTAAAATTCTGTTTCCCTGAAAGAGATCCGGAAGGAATCGAGGAACCACCAGCACCACAACGAGATTCATCCTTTTATGTACCCATTGAAAGAAGAGATGACgtagaaaaaatgaaggagagagctgataaaaataaattgtttatatacattaaaatacCAGAAGTACCTGTTCGGGTATCCTACAag ggcaataaagagaaaaatttagaaGACGTTCGAGATTTTGCGCTAGTGATACCAACATTAGAATATCATAATGTTACTTGGACGTGGCTTGATCTTTTATTAGCAATGAAAAGCGATTCTCGTCGTGTAATATTGAGTCAAGCCATTAAACAAAAATTGCAAATCAAACCAAGGGGTCCACAAGAAGAATCTGCTCCTCAAGAGGAAGACAAAGCTCGGCTCCTTTTAGGAGCACGTCATCTTCCTGGTGAtgcaaggaaaagaaatgtttttaagtttaaataa